The following proteins are co-located in the Pleurocapsa minor HA4230-MV1 genome:
- a CDS encoding spondin domain-containing protein yields the protein MPQTNITVTIENLAPENGTFITPTWVGFHNGEFDLYDHNKPASLGLESLAEDGNTVGVSAEFINSGSGTVEGTLVGIDGVEGVIDPGESVSQTFTLDSDDPNSRFFNYASMVIPSNDAFIANDNPTSIPVFDEEGNFIGADLVISGDRVLDAGVEVNDEAQSNTAFLGQTEPNTGTTASGVVRTHSGLKSKGRILSSSDFANADFTADNYNVARITVTAEEIPSVDSDKSEVYRFVESETQGEYYTISEIEKDSLIKNEPNYELKESSFLSAPEPESLADLTGVTPVYRFISSDTGAYLYASSEEELAVMDKNFDYSFGGIAFYGYEMQEAGTVPVYAFYNSKLDANFYTASIEEKDSYLKSPDFQAVGENGIAFYAEPVPEI from the coding sequence ATGCCTCAGACTAACATTACTGTAACCATTGAAAATCTTGCTCCCGAAAATGGTACATTCATCACCCCTACTTGGGTCGGGTTTCATAATGGCGAATTCGATCTCTATGACCACAATAAACCAGCATCACTGGGATTAGAAAGTTTAGCTGAAGACGGTAATACTGTTGGGGTGTCAGCCGAATTTATCAATAGTGGTAGTGGAACAGTTGAGGGAACGCTAGTTGGCATTGATGGTGTGGAAGGGGTTATAGATCCTGGAGAAAGTGTCAGTCAAACTTTTACTCTAGATAGCGACGATCCTAATAGTCGTTTTTTCAACTACGCCTCAATGGTGATACCATCTAATGATGCTTTTATCGCCAATGATAATCCCACCTCTATTCCTGTATTTGACGAAGAGGGAAATTTTATCGGCGCAGACTTGGTGATTTCTGGCGATCGAGTCTTAGATGCAGGAGTAGAAGTAAATGATGAGGCTCAATCCAATACAGCATTCTTAGGACAAACAGAACCGAATACGGGAACAACTGCCTCTGGAGTAGTTCGGACTCATTCAGGCTTGAAGTCAAAAGGTAGAATCTTAAGTTCTTCAGATTTTGCCAACGCCGATTTCACTGCTGATAATTATAATGTGGCTAGGATTACCGTTACTGCTGAAGAAATACCTAGCGTTGATAGCGATAAGAGTGAAGTTTATCGTTTTGTTGAAAGCGAAACTCAGGGAGAATACTATACTATTTCAGAGATAGAGAAAGACTCCTTAATTAAAAACGAACCTAATTATGAGTTAAAAGAAAGTTCTTTTCTGAGTGCGCCTGAACCAGAGTCTCTAGCAGATCTGACGGGTGTTACTCCCGTGTATCGTTTTATCAGTAGCGATACGGGAGCATATTTATACGCTTCATCAGAAGAGGAACTTGCTGTCATGGACAAAAACTTTGACTACTCGTTTGGGGGAATTGCTTTTTATGGTTATGAGATGCAAGAAGCGGGAACAGTTCCTGTCTATGCTTTTTATAATTCTAAGTTAGATGCTAATTTCTATACTGCCTCAATCGAAGAGAAAGATTCTTATCTTAAATCACCTGATTTCCAAGCAGTAGGAGAAAATGGTATTGCATTCTATGCAGAACCAGTCCCCGAAATATAG
- a CDS encoding CAP domain-containing protein, giving the protein MNNTDSFDQQILNLVNEERAKVGADPLQINEQLDQAADLHSQDQASINTMSHTGSNGSNMGSRVQDTGYQYSTAGENVAAGYPDAEAVMAGWMGSDGHRENILDPNFEDLGVGYSVGDDGNAYWTQVFGADMA; this is encoded by the coding sequence ATGAATAATACAGATTCTTTCGATCAACAGATTCTTAATTTAGTAAATGAAGAACGCGCTAAAGTTGGAGCTGATCCTCTACAAATTAATGAACAATTAGATCAAGCTGCCGATCTTCATAGTCAAGATCAAGCTAGTATCAACACTATGTCTCATACTGGCTCAAATGGTAGTAATATGGGTAGTCGTGTTCAGGACACTGGTTATCAATATTCAACAGCAGGTGAAAATGTCGCTGCTGGTTACCCAGATGCAGAAGCTGTTATGGCTGGTTGGATGGGAAGCGATGGTCATCGCGAAAATATTCTCGATCCTAACTTTGAAGATCTAGGAGTAGGATATAGTGTAGGGGATGATGGCAATGCTTACTGGACTCAGGTTTTTGGGGCAGATATGGCTTAG
- a CDS encoding FAD-binding oxidoreductase, which produces MTTAIATVLKSITDTELIELDHADVYWHRIYQVVNSSAPIYLLFPQTIEALAEIVKQASQQQWRILICGNASKINWGKITQNIQLVVSTQKCDRLIEHAVGDLTVTVEAGMKLADLQSKLRSHHQFLPLDSHYADATLGGIVATADAGSWRQRYGGVRDLLLGLSFVRADGEIAKAGGRVVKNVAGYDLMKLFTGAYGTLGVMTQLTFRLYPLITTSQTLLLTGTAEQITQATQTIRNSGLTPTAMDLLSATVIEQLNLGSDMGLMIRWQTIPESIEQQMLQVQAIAKQLGLATSIYQDELEEKLWQDCGKIINLPESAEIVTCKLGIVPSKAVELLAQIDDRHINISARVHAGNGLGRLQLKTNYELLEQMRSHCQQNQGFLTILDAPQAVKQQIDIWGYSGNALKTMQAIKNQFDPQNILNPGRFIV; this is translated from the coding sequence ATGACCACTGCGATCGCCACTGTACTAAAATCAATTACTGATACTGAACTGATTGAACTAGATCATGCTGATGTCTATTGGCACAGAATTTATCAAGTAGTCAACAGTAGCGCGCCGATTTATCTCTTATTTCCCCAAACTATTGAGGCTCTAGCTGAAATTGTAAAGCAGGCATCCCAGCAGCAATGGCGCATTTTAATCTGCGGTAACGCCAGTAAAATCAACTGGGGTAAGATTACTCAGAATATTCAGTTGGTAGTTAGTACTCAAAAATGCGATCGCCTAATTGAACATGCGGTGGGAGATCTTACGGTGACGGTGGAAGCGGGGATGAAGTTAGCTGATTTGCAGTCAAAATTGCGATCGCACCATCAATTTTTACCCCTAGATTCCCATTATGCCGATGCCACTTTAGGCGGAATTGTCGCGACGGCAGATGCAGGAAGTTGGCGACAGCGTTACGGTGGCGTACGAGATTTATTACTGGGCTTGTCTTTTGTCCGTGCTGATGGAGAGATTGCCAAAGCAGGTGGTAGAGTGGTCAAAAACGTGGCTGGCTATGACCTGATGAAGTTGTTTACGGGTGCTTATGGTACTTTGGGCGTAATGACTCAACTTACCTTTCGTCTTTATCCCTTAATAACTACTTCTCAAACACTATTATTAACGGGAACAGCAGAACAGATTACTCAAGCCACTCAAACTATCCGTAATTCTGGCTTAACGCCTACAGCAATGGATTTATTATCAGCCACGGTAATTGAGCAGCTAAATTTAGGCTCAGATATGGGCTTGATGATCCGCTGGCAAACAATTCCTGAAAGCATTGAACAGCAGATGTTACAGGTACAGGCGATCGCTAAACAGTTAGGTTTGGCTACTAGTATTTATCAAGATGAGCTAGAAGAAAAGCTGTGGCAAGACTGTGGCAAAATTATCAATCTTCCCGAATCAGCGGAGATAGTGACCTGCAAACTGGGTATTGTTCCTAGCAAAGCCGTGGAATTACTAGCTCAAATTGACGATCGCCATATTAATATCTCAGCTAGAGTTCATGCTGGTAATGGATTAGGAAGATTACAACTCAAGACCAATTATGAGCTACTAGAGCAAATGCGATCGCACTGTCAGCAGAACCAAGGTTTTTTAACTATTCTGGATGCACCCCAAGCAGTTAAACAACAGATAGATATTTGGGGGTATTCAGGTAACGCTCTCAAAACCATGCAGGCGATTAAAAATCAGTTTGATCCACAGAACATTTTAAATCCAGGTCGTTTCATTGTTTAA
- a CDS encoding pentapeptide repeat-containing protein, with protein sequence MMVDKKCLTALKRGVKSWNKWRKRNRYLQLDLRGINLSGEILLGINLTGVNLAGATLIKCNFCGANFDGADLTGANLSEANLSGASLCGVNLTGAILIKANYRGAGFISSNLSLANFTGADLRVVDFTGAQLSGANFHQANLKGANFTGGNLTRANLELAQLEDTNFNHANLVQANFTTANLTRAYLEQANLNEANLTKAKLFKTNLSLADLTDANFSATNLSLANLTGANLTDANLTQANLTGANLTDANLTQADLTGANLTDANLTQADLILAKAWTTNFNQSILTGACFENLKINGQTSFSKVVCQYLYLASAQQKRLPENHQDNLRSSEFETMLQDLMDSVEVTFNEDINWVIMLDAFKSLQQKFPAHKMQLRYVEAKSNHRFVVKMKVKLSTERVAITESFRHEYNLLALGKESFATPKNINIKRKIRQELFSAYEQN encoded by the coding sequence ATGATGGTCGATAAAAAATGCTTGACTGCTCTTAAACGTGGTGTTAAATCTTGGAACAAATGGCGAAAAAGAAACCGCTATCTTCAGTTAGATTTGAGAGGAATTAACTTAAGTGGCGAAATTTTACTGGGAATTAACTTAACAGGAGTTAATCTGGCAGGAGCGACACTAATTAAATGTAATTTTTGTGGGGCAAATTTTGATGGTGCGGATTTAACGGGAGCTAATTTAAGTGAAGCTAATTTAAGTGGTGCCAGCCTTTGTGGGGTCAATTTAACAGGAGCTATCCTAATTAAGGCGAACTACCGTGGCGCAGGATTTATTAGCTCAAACTTGAGTTTGGCTAATTTTACTGGTGCAGACTTGAGGGTTGTCGATTTTACTGGAGCTCAATTGTCGGGAGCCAACTTTCATCAAGCCAATCTTAAGGGCGCTAATTTTACGGGAGGGAATCTAACCAGAGCCAACCTAGAGCTAGCACAGTTAGAGGATACAAACTTTAATCATGCTAATTTAGTTCAGGCTAATTTTACTACCGCAAATTTAACCCGCGCCTACCTAGAGCAAGCAAATCTCAACGAAGCTAATTTGACTAAAGCTAAGCTGTTCAAAACAAACTTGAGTTTAGCTGATTTAACAGATGCAAATTTTAGTGCCACTAACTTGAGTTTAGCCAATTTAACAGGTGCAAATCTAACCGATGCAAACCTAACCCAAGCTAATCTAACAGGTGCAAATTTAACCGATGCAAACCTAACCCAAGCTGATTTAACAGGTGCAAATTTAACCGATGCAAACCTAACCCAAGCTGATTTGATACTTGCTAAGGCATGGACTACCAATTTCAATCAATCAATTTTGACTGGTGCTTGTTTTGAAAATCTTAAAATTAATGGTCAGACTAGTTTTTCTAAAGTGGTTTGCCAATATTTGTATTTAGCAAGCGCTCAGCAGAAACGGTTGCCTGAAAATCATCAGGATAATCTTCGCTCCAGTGAGTTTGAAACAATGCTTCAAGATTTGATGGATTCAGTTGAGGTAACTTTCAATGAAGATATTAACTGGGTAATTATGCTTGATGCATTTAAATCCCTACAGCAAAAATTTCCAGCTCATAAAATGCAACTAAGATATGTTGAAGCCAAGTCTAATCATCGGTTTGTAGTTAAAATGAAGGTCAAACTTAGCACCGAAAGGGTAGCGATTACAGAATCTTTTCGCCACGAATACAATTTACTTGCTTTAGGGAAAGAAAGTTTTGCTACTCCTAAAAATATCAATATTAAGCGAAAAATAAGACAGGAGCTATTTAGCGCCTATGAACAAAACTAG
- a CDS encoding PspA/IM30 family protein, with protein MGLFDRLSRVVRANINDLVSKAEDPEKVLEQAVIDMQEDLVQLRQAVARSIATQKRTEQQYNKNQTEASNWQQRAQLALSKGDENLAREALVRKKSFADTATSLKTQLDQQSGQVTSLKRNLIALESKISEAKTKKDMLRARANAAKANKQLQDSMTNIGTSTAMGAFERMEEKVMALEAESETAGELGGSGIEQQFAALEAGSGVDDELAAMKAQLSGTSVETPKLEAAAPSASPQDAVIDAELDELRSQLDK; from the coding sequence ATGGGATTATTTGATCGCCTTAGCAGAGTTGTTCGAGCCAATATTAACGATCTAGTCAGTAAAGCTGAAGATCCTGAAAAAGTCTTGGAACAAGCTGTCATTGATATGCAAGAAGATCTAGTGCAGCTTCGTCAAGCTGTTGCCAGATCGATCGCCACTCAAAAACGTACCGAGCAACAATATAACAAAAATCAAACAGAGGCTAGTAACTGGCAGCAAAGAGCCCAGTTAGCATTGTCTAAAGGTGATGAAAACCTAGCTCGTGAAGCACTGGTACGTAAAAAATCATTTGCTGATACTGCCACCAGTCTCAAGACTCAATTAGATCAGCAAAGCGGTCAAGTTACAAGCTTAAAACGTAACTTAATTGCCTTGGAGAGTAAAATCTCGGAAGCTAAAACTAAAAAAGATATGCTGCGCGCTAGAGCTAATGCAGCTAAAGCAAATAAACAGCTACAGGATTCCATGACCAACATTGGCACTAGTACCGCTATGGGTGCATTTGAGCGCATGGAAGAAAAGGTCATGGCATTGGAGGCGGAATCGGAAACCGCAGGCGAATTGGGTGGTAGTGGTATCGAACAGCAGTTTGCTGCCTTGGAAGCAGGGAGTGGGGTTGATGATGAGCTAGCTGCGATGAAAGCACAACTATCAGGTACTTCTGTCGAAACTCCCAAATTAGAAGCAGCCGCCCCCTCCGCTAGTCCCCAAGATGCTGTAATTGATGCCGAGCTAGACGAATTGCGTTCTCAACTTGATAAATAA
- a CDS encoding tetratricopeptide repeat protein, with amino-acid sequence MKTTVKGRVIYFAASNYFTPGFLMNNTLKSSNLVSLGSNPENNLPHSQHSLALIKSTNQENQENQPNRPNQQQKKAIAQIYVEQAWIYFQDRNWRDAIAACKNALQLNPQNADAYKIFGNILKIKGKKAEALGVYAKALEINPNSAPIYANLGSFYAEQKKWQEALDYYQQAIIIDPNLAGAYRSLARIWEELGDTEQALDCLCLAVNLEPEKLSASEYFSFGDRLDRAGKLKEASIFYIHGVRLNPQATTQLARLVKILEELEEWQQAVVFYHQLMSLSNGESADDNLALTKPIKHLLSKSKSSANQHQVVQQLPQAIAPSPNNTPKPEAKSAEILPSSIVAQRPNSAVSWHNLGNSYARKQQWLKAISCYQESVELDPYFVQTYRNLAQVYFKIAKKDQAILCWFKAFDLKPDLVKPEEHFGLAQHLFQLGQVDKAIACLRHAIKLNPNFHQAYLVLGKLLTTQGKTDEAEACYARAKNKA; translated from the coding sequence ATGAAAACTACTGTAAAAGGTCGAGTGATTTATTTTGCAGCGTCGAATTATTTTACTCCTGGTTTTTTAATGAACAATACTTTAAAATCCTCAAATCTTGTTTCTTTAGGCAGCAACCCTGAGAATAATTTGCCACATTCTCAGCATTCTCTGGCGCTCATCAAATCTACTAATCAAGAAAATCAAGAAAATCAACCAAATCGACCAAATCAACAGCAGAAAAAAGCGATCGCCCAAATTTATGTAGAACAAGCCTGGATTTATTTTCAGGATCGCAATTGGCGTGATGCGATCGCTGCCTGTAAAAATGCTTTGCAGTTGAATCCCCAAAATGCTGATGCCTATAAAATTTTTGGTAACATTTTAAAAATTAAAGGCAAGAAAGCCGAGGCGTTAGGGGTATATGCCAAGGCACTAGAAATTAATCCTAATTCTGCACCTATCTATGCTAATTTAGGCAGCTTCTACGCTGAACAAAAAAAATGGCAAGAGGCTTTAGATTATTATCAACAAGCAATAATTATCGATCCTAATTTGGCTGGAGCGTATCGTAGCTTGGCACGTATTTGGGAAGAATTAGGAGATACAGAACAAGCCTTAGACTGTCTTTGTCTAGCTGTTAACCTTGAACCAGAAAAGCTTTCGGCTTCCGAGTATTTTAGTTTTGGCGATCGCCTCGATCGAGCAGGAAAACTCAAAGAAGCCAGTATTTTTTATATTCATGGAGTCAGGCTCAATCCCCAAGCCACAACTCAACTAGCAAGATTAGTGAAAATTTTAGAAGAGTTAGAGGAATGGCAACAGGCAGTAGTTTTTTATCATCAGCTAATGTCTTTATCTAATGGCGAGTCAGCCGATGATAATTTAGCTTTAACAAAACCAATTAAACACTTGCTGTCCAAGTCTAAATCTTCTGCCAACCAACATCAAGTTGTTCAGCAATTACCCCAAGCGATCGCACCATCACCTAACAATACACCTAAACCAGAGGCTAAATCAGCGGAAATTTTACCATCGTCAATTGTAGCTCAGCGGCCCAATTCGGCTGTTTCTTGGCATAACTTGGGTAATTCCTATGCTCGAAAACAGCAGTGGCTTAAAGCAATTAGTTGCTATCAAGAGTCAGTGGAACTCGATCCCTATTTTGTGCAAACCTACCGTAATTTAGCTCAAGTTTACTTTAAAATTGCCAAAAAAGACCAGGCAATACTCTGTTGGTTTAAAGCTTTCGACCTCAAGCCAGATTTAGTCAAGCCTGAAGAACATTTTGGTTTAGCACAACATCTTTTTCAGCTAGGTCAAGTAGATAAAGCGATCGCCTGTTTACGCCATGCCATTAAACTCAATCCCAACTTCCATCAGGCTTATTTAGTTTTGGGCAAGCTCTTGACCACTCAAGGGAAAACTGACGAAGCGGAAGCTTGTTATGCCAGGGCAAAGAATAAAGCTTAG
- a CDS encoding cytochrome ubiquinol oxidase subunit I, whose protein sequence is MEFLSDTVVLSRLQFALTAIFHMLWPVLTTGMAIYLIVVEGLWLKTRNENYYYHARFWAKLYVLNFGVGVASGLPMEFEFGTNWAPFSQAVGDFFGSVLGFEASMAFALEAGFLGIMLFGWERVPPIMHYFATIMVALGANLSIFWILSANSWLQTPVGGNFIDGNFVVTDYFQAIFNPFMLNSVLHMFFATMETSLFVIGGISAWYLLNKRNSEFFTLSFKIVLAIAIAVTPLQLYIGHLSGEQVYHYQPTKLAAMEAQWDTIPAGESPSWSMLAIPNDKAEKNNWEISIPGLLSYILEIKPQLSEPVLGLKEYAPEDRPHQIGLVYYAFRIMIAIGFILAGLMAITVLQWIRGKLSPADITQQKWLLRLWLFSAPLGYIAVECGWIVRCVGRQPWTVYGEIRTVDAASQLPPGNVLTSLTAFAIVYSILFVFALYFGSSIIRKGPNFDLPVPGKDISPELDITPAEPIPDSRRAEAQQ, encoded by the coding sequence ATGGAATTTTTATCCGATACAGTAGTCCTCTCGCGATTACAGTTTGCCTTAACAGCAATCTTTCATATGCTTTGGCCAGTTTTGACAACTGGCATGGCCATCTATCTGATTGTGGTAGAAGGACTATGGCTGAAAACTCGTAACGAAAACTATTACTATCATGCTCGTTTCTGGGCAAAACTCTATGTCCTAAATTTTGGGGTCGGCGTAGCTTCAGGGCTACCAATGGAATTTGAATTTGGTACTAATTGGGCCCCATTTTCTCAGGCGGTAGGAGACTTTTTTGGCAGTGTTCTCGGTTTTGAAGCGTCCATGGCGTTTGCTTTGGAAGCTGGCTTTCTAGGCATCATGCTGTTCGGCTGGGAACGAGTGCCGCCAATCATGCACTACTTTGCAACAATTATGGTAGCTCTTGGTGCAAATTTATCGATCTTCTGGATTTTAAGCGCTAACTCTTGGCTACAAACTCCTGTGGGGGGAAATTTTATTGATGGTAATTTTGTAGTCACTGACTACTTTCAGGCAATTTTTAATCCGTTCATGCTCAATAGTGTTCTCCACATGTTCTTTGCCACAATGGAAACCTCGTTGTTTGTCATCGGCGGGATTAGCGCTTGGTATTTACTAAATAAACGTAATTCAGAATTTTTCACTCTTTCTTTTAAGATTGTTTTAGCGATCGCGATCGCTGTTACTCCTCTCCAGCTATATATTGGACATTTAAGTGGCGAGCAAGTGTACCACTATCAACCAACTAAACTAGCGGCGATGGAGGCACAATGGGACACGATTCCTGCGGGGGAATCGCCTTCTTGGAGTATGTTAGCAATTCCTAACGACAAAGCCGAGAAAAACAACTGGGAAATCTCAATTCCTGGCTTATTAAGCTATATTCTGGAAATTAAGCCTCAACTATCAGAACCCGTATTAGGTTTAAAAGAATATGCCCCTGAAGATCGACCTCATCAGATTGGCTTGGTTTATTATGCCTTTAGAATCATGATTGCGATCGGCTTTATTTTGGCAGGATTAATGGCAATTACCGTTTTACAGTGGATACGAGGAAAACTATCGCCAGCAGATATTACACAACAAAAATGGCTGTTAAGACTCTGGCTATTTTCTGCCCCCCTAGGATATATTGCCGTCGAGTGTGGTTGGATCGTGCGTTGCGTCGGGAGACAACCCTGGACAGTATACGGAGAAATTCGTACCGTTGATGCTGCTTCCCAACTACCTCCTGGTAATGTACTTACCTCTTTGACTGCTTTTGCGATCGTTTATAGCATCTTGTTTGTATTCGCTCTTTATTTCGGTAGCAGTATTATTCGTAAAGGGCCAAATTTTGATTTACCTGTTCCTGGTAAAGATATATCTCCCGAATTGGATATTACTCCAGCAGAACCTATTCCCGATAGTCGCCGCGCAGAGGCTCAACAATGA
- a CDS encoding phage holin family protein, whose protein sequence is MWQFILTWLATAVSLIVTAFIVPGFTIVSFSSAVVGAAVLGLINAVVKPILILFTLPLTILTLGLFLLVVNAIALGLVSYLTPGLTIAGFFPALFGSIVLTIVSGLINQLFPTV, encoded by the coding sequence ATGTGGCAATTTATTTTAACTTGGTTAGCAACTGCTGTTTCCTTGATCGTTACAGCATTTATCGTCCCAGGGTTTACTATTGTCAGCTTTTCTTCTGCTGTAGTGGGGGCAGCAGTTTTGGGTTTGATTAATGCGGTGGTCAAACCAATTTTAATTTTGTTTACCCTGCCGTTAACAATTTTGACTTTGGGACTGTTTCTTTTGGTAGTAAATGCGATCGCTCTTGGTTTAGTCAGTTATCTTACTCCAGGTCTAACTATAGCAGGATTTTTTCCCGCCCTTTTTGGCTCAATCGTGCTTACTATAGTATCGGGACTGATTAATCAGCTTTTTCCAACTGTATAA
- a CDS encoding DUF1257 domain-containing protein encodes MSHFSTLRTKISDSAILVNSLRDLGINVQTNADVRGYNGQRLRADIVATLEGEYDLGWSENSDGTFDLIADLWGVAKKHNQTELINSINQKYAVNKTLADVKQRGLQNANVKLVLQ; translated from the coding sequence ATGTCTCACTTTAGCACTCTACGCACCAAAATCAGCGATTCTGCAATTCTCGTAAATTCCCTTCGCGATCTTGGAATCAACGTTCAAACTAACGCTGACGTTCGTGGTTACAACGGTCAAAGACTTCGTGCTGATATCGTTGCAACTTTAGAAGGCGAATACGATCTAGGCTGGTCTGAAAACAGTGATGGTACATTCGACCTAATCGCTGACCTTTGGGGTGTTGCTAAAAAGCACAACCAAACTGAGCTAATCAACTCAATCAACCAAAAATACGCTGTTAACAAAACCTTGGCTGACGTTAAACAACGTGGTTTACAAAATGCCAACGTCAAACTAGTTCTTCAGTAA
- a CDS encoding AAA family ATPase, which translates to MKEELNILVQAQYPLIYLITPEEERAEQAIAKIAKDNAEYKQVFVWTVTRGMIEYGQTTQATQHNTVSPEAAIEWTIRQKGGGIYIFKDLHPFLDGPVIVRWLRDAIASFKGTDKVIILMSPLQTVPIELEKEVVVLDYPLPNLSELNQVLSERLAKSRGNRLDTETREKLLKAALGLTKDEAEKVYRKAQVKAGKLTESEVEIVLSEKKQLIRRNGILEYIEEDETLNSVGGLEELKGWLKQRSNAFTERAREYGLPQPKGMLILGVPGCGKSLIAKTTSRLWGLPLLRLDMGRVYDGSTVGRSEANLRSALKTAESISPVILFIDELDKAFAGGGGSGDSDGGTSGRIFGSFLTWMQEKKSPVFVMATANRVERLPGEFLRKGRFDEIFFVDLPSSAEREDIFRIHLGKRRSEINRFDLEQLTKVSDGFSGAEIEQAIIAAMYDAFAQDREFTQLDIIAAIKATLPLSRTMTEQVTALRDWARQRARPASASVAEYQRLEF; encoded by the coding sequence ATGAAAGAAGAACTAAATATTCTAGTCCAAGCTCAATATCCGTTAATTTATCTGATTACACCAGAAGAAGAACGGGCAGAGCAGGCGATCGCTAAAATTGCCAAAGACAATGCTGAGTACAAGCAAGTATTCGTTTGGACTGTTACCAGAGGAATGATTGAATACGGTCAGACTACTCAAGCAACACAGCACAATACAGTGTCGCCCGAAGCTGCGATTGAATGGACTATTAGACAGAAAGGAGGTGGTATCTACATCTTCAAAGATCTTCATCCTTTTCTTGATGGGCCCGTGATAGTTAGATGGCTGCGTGATGCGATCGCATCATTTAAAGGCACTGACAAAGTAATCATTTTGATGTCTCCTCTACAGACTGTACCAATTGAGCTTGAGAAAGAAGTTGTGGTCCTAGATTACCCTCTACCTAACTTAAGCGAACTAAATCAGGTTCTTTCCGAACGGCTAGCTAAGAGTAGAGGAAATCGCCTAGATACTGAGACGAGAGAGAAATTACTCAAAGCTGCCCTTGGTTTAACCAAGGATGAGGCTGAAAAAGTTTATCGTAAAGCTCAGGTTAAGGCTGGTAAGCTGACGGAGAGCGAAGTTGAAATTGTCCTTTCGGAGAAAAAGCAGTTAATTCGTCGTAATGGAATTTTAGAGTACATTGAAGAAGATGAAACTCTTAATTCAGTTGGTGGCTTAGAGGAATTAAAAGGCTGGCTAAAACAGCGTTCTAATGCTTTCACCGAGAGAGCTAGAGAATATGGTCTTCCTCAACCCAAGGGAATGTTGATTTTAGGTGTTCCTGGGTGCGGTAAATCTTTGATTGCCAAAACGACCTCTCGCCTTTGGGGTTTACCCTTACTGCGTTTAGATATGGGTCGCGTCTATGATGGTTCTACCGTCGGACGTTCAGAAGCAAATTTACGTAGTGCCTTAAAAACTGCTGAATCTATTTCTCCTGTAATTCTGTTCATCGATGAACTAGACAAGGCTTTTGCTGGGGGAGGAGGTTCTGGTGATTCTGATGGTGGAACATCGGGTCGTATATTTGGTTCTTTTCTCACCTGGATGCAAGAGAAAAAATCCCCTGTGTTTGTCATGGCAACGGCGAATAGAGTTGAAAGATTGCCAGGCGAGTTTCTCCGTAAAGGTAGATTTGATGAAATATTCTTTGTGGACTTACCTAGTTCCGCAGAGAGAGAAGATATTTTTAGGATTCATTTGGGCAAAAGACGTTCTGAAATCAATCGCTTCGATTTAGAACAGTTAACCAAAGTTTCCGATGGTTTTTCTGGGGCAGAGATTGAGCAGGCGATCATCGCGGCAATGTATGATGCTTTTGCTCAAGACAGGGAGTTTACGCAGCTTGATATAATCGCTGCGATTAAAGCTACCTTGCCTTTGTCTCGGACAATGACTGAACAGGTAACAGCCCTAAGAGATTGGGCTAGGCAAAGAGCCAGACCTGCATCAGCCTCCGTTGCTGAATATCAGCGACTGGAGTTTTAA
- a CDS encoding type II toxin-antitoxin system HicB family antitoxin: protein MQTKQKITLYIPPELHRKLKIKAAVDIESMSALVEKAIAFYMQFPDKVDEIRSSVHGQTHQIHMCPDCDSPIVMRDGEMVSLSNRTVTVEDSIPLEVTNQGSSSEKPNEEELVSCL, encoded by the coding sequence ATGCAAACTAAGCAAAAGATAACTTTATATATACCTCCAGAGCTGCATCGTAAGCTAAAGATTAAAGCCGCGGTAGATATTGAATCCATGTCAGCATTAGTAGAAAAAGCGATCGCTTTTTATATGCAGTTTCCTGACAAAGTAGACGAAATTAGATCATCCGTTCACGGTCAAACTCATCAGATCCATATGTGTCCTGATTGTGATTCACCGATAGTAATGCGAGATGGCGAAATGGTTTCTCTCAGTAACCGAACAGTTACAGTTGAAGATAGTATTCCGTTAGAAGTTACTAATCAAGGGTCGAGTTCGGAGAAGCCTAACGAAGAGGAACTAGTTTCCTGCTTATAG